A window from Drosophila kikkawai strain 14028-0561.14 chromosome 2L, DkikHiC1v2, whole genome shotgun sequence encodes these proteins:
- the LOC108077120 gene encoding lysosomal dipeptide transporter MFSD1 encodes MSREERKPIVDTSNSSSCSSGEDEVHPVVRRRSARDTELGPSKDTGCCDPTSTPHRFLALLFMCLLGFGSYFCYDNPGALQDVFQKELDLSSTEFTLIYSIYSWPNIVLCFVGGFLIDRVFGIRLGTIIYMLIVLVGQLIFATGGVLGHFWLMIVGRFVFGIGAESLAVAQNSYAVLWFKGKELNMVFGLQLSVARFGSTVNFWIMQPLYGYVSKSYSGYTGLGVALFLASSTCVMSLLCTLILGWMDKRAERILRRNNNPGGEIAKLSDIVTFKMDFWMVSVVCVAYYVAIFPFVALGQAFFVSNFHMTPDEANTVNSIVYLISAIASPLFGFVIDKVGRNVTWVFCATISTLFAHFLLIFTHWDPYIGMSIMGLSYSMLAASLWPLVSLIVPEYQLGTAYGFCQSVQNLGLAVVTIVAGIIVDSSGGSHFWLQIFFMVFLLISLLATCAIWAYNRKHQGNLNMSPAQRATYHTSISMQCPFVNRRPLLGN; translated from the exons ATGTCGCGCGAGGAACGCAAACCCATCGTTGACACCtcgaacagcagcagctgcagcagtgGCGAGGATGAGGTGCATCCTGTGGTGCGGCGGCGCAGTGCCCGCGATACGGAGCTGGGTCCGTCTAAGGATACCGGCTGCTGTGATCCCACTAGCACGCCCCACCGGTTTCTGGCTCTGCTGTTTATGTGCCTTTTGGGTTTTG GTTCCTATTTTTGCTACGATAATCCGGGAGCATTGCAGGACGTTTTCCAAAAGGAGCTAGACCTCAGTTCCACTGAGTTCACGCTGATCTACTCCATCTACTCGTGGCCAAACATCGTGCTCTGCTTTGTGGGTGGCTTCCTGATCGATCGAGTGTTTGGAATCCGTTTGGGCACTATTATCTACATGCTGATCGTGCTCGTGGGTCAACTGATCTTTGCAACTGGAGGAGTGCTTGGCCATTTCTGGCTGATGATCGTGGGCCGATTTGTGTTCGGCATTGGGGCTGAGTCGCTGGCTGTGGCCCAAAACAGCTATGCAGTGCTATGGTTCAAGGGCAAGGAGCTAAACATGGTCTTTGGCCTGCAGTTGTCGGTGGCACGCTTCGGCAGTACCGTCAACTTTTGGATAATGCAACCTCTATATGGCTACGTTTCGAAATCTTACTCTGGCTACACGGGTCTCGGTGTGGCTCTGTTCCTGGCCTCCTCCACGTGCGTGATGTCGCTGCTTTGCACCTTAATTCTGG GCTGGATGGACAAGCGTGCGGAACGCATTCTGAGACGGAACAACAATCCCGGCGGAGAGATAGCCAAGCTCAGCGATATAGTCACTTTTAAGATGGACTTTTGGATGGTGTCGGTGGTGTGTGTGGCCTACTATGTGGCCATCTTTCCATTTGTGGCTCTCGGCCAGGCCTTCTTTGTTAGCAATTTCCACATGACCCCGGATGAGGCGAACACTGTCAACTCGATTGTCTATCTGATCTCGGCTATAGCTTCGCCTTTGTTTGGTTTTGTAATCGACAAAGTGGGCAGGAATGTGACTTGGGTGTTTTGTGCCACCATTTCCACGCTGTTTGCTCATTTCCTGCTAATTTTTACGCACTGGGATCCCTACATAGGCATGAGCATCATGGGTCTGTCCTATTCCATGCTGGCAGCCAGCTTGTGGCCTCTGGTGTCGCTGATTGTGCCCGAGTATCAGCTGGGCACTGCTTATGGCTT TTGCCAGTCGGTGCAGAACCTGGGCTTGGCTGTGGTCACCATTGTAGCGGGCATTATTGTGGACAGCAGCGGTGGCAGTCACTTCTGGCTGCAGATCTTCTTCATGGTCTTCCTGTTGA TCTCCCTGCTGGCCACCTGTGCGATTTGGGCCTATAATCGTAAACATCAGGGCAACCTGAACATGTCACCTGCCCAGCGGGCCACATATCACACCTCGAT CTCAATGCAGTGCCCCTTTGTGAACCGGCGGCCTTTATTGGGCAACTAA